The following are encoded together in the Acidobacteriota bacterium genome:
- a CDS encoding sigma-54 dependent transcriptional regulator: MTRPTGPRVLVVDDEESIRASLRMILEFERYRVDEAANGREALRRVMTRPPAAVLLDIKMPEMDGLSTLSGLRERGHDMPVVMISGHGDIAAAVEATRLGAYDFLEKPLERDRVLLALRNAVERQRLRDENRELRRAPSELVGESPAMQELRATIERAAPTPATVLITGESGVGKELVARALHAGSQRSEMPLVQVNCAAIPDELIESELFGHEKGAFTGAVRRQVGKFTAADGGTIFLDEIGDMSARTQAKVLRALQSGEIEPVGARMATTVDVRVVAATHRDLPAEIEAGRFREDLFYRLNVVPVHAPPLRERLEDLPLLVEHFIELFAIENNYRQKSLTTGAIRQLQAMPWRGNVRELKNLLERVLILSPGDRIDRAAVLSLAGSVRGGLSEAILALPTLREFRESSERMYLAKKLEEHGWNVTRTAKAIGTPRSNLYKKMEQYGLRREAAP, translated from the coding sequence TTGACGCGGCCCACAGGCCCGCGGGTGCTCGTGGTCGACGACGAGGAGTCGATTCGGGCGTCACTCCGGATGATCCTCGAGTTCGAGCGCTACCGCGTCGACGAGGCGGCGAACGGCCGGGAAGCGCTGAGGCGAGTGATGACGAGGCCCCCGGCCGCCGTCCTGCTCGACATCAAGATGCCCGAGATGGACGGTCTGTCGACGCTGTCGGGCTTGCGGGAGCGGGGCCACGACATGCCGGTGGTCATGATCAGCGGCCACGGCGACATCGCCGCGGCCGTCGAGGCGACACGCCTGGGCGCGTACGACTTCCTGGAAAAGCCGCTGGAGCGCGACCGGGTTCTACTGGCGCTTCGCAACGCCGTTGAACGGCAACGGCTCCGGGACGAGAACCGGGAACTCAGGCGGGCTCCCTCCGAGCTGGTCGGAGAGTCCCCGGCGATGCAGGAACTCCGGGCCACGATCGAGCGCGCCGCACCGACTCCGGCCACCGTGCTGATCACGGGCGAGAGCGGAGTTGGCAAGGAACTCGTCGCCCGCGCGCTTCACGCCGGCAGCCAGCGCAGCGAAATGCCCCTGGTCCAGGTCAACTGCGCTGCCATTCCGGACGAGTTGATCGAGTCCGAGCTCTTCGGTCACGAGAAGGGCGCCTTTACCGGCGCCGTGCGCCGCCAGGTGGGGAAGTTCACGGCCGCCGACGGCGGTACGATCTTTCTGGACGAAATCGGCGACATGTCCGCGCGGACCCAGGCGAAGGTGCTGCGCGCCCTCCAGAGCGGCGAGATCGAACCGGTGGGCGCCAGGATGGCGACGACGGTCGATGTCCGGGTCGTGGCCGCGACACACCGCGATCTTCCGGCGGAGATCGAGGCCGGACGCTTTCGCGAGGATCTCTTCTACCGTCTGAACGTCGTGCCCGTACACGCGCCGCCGCTTCGCGAGCGGCTTGAGGATCTTCCGTTGCTGGTGGAGCACTTCATCGAGCTCTTTGCGATCGAGAACAACTACCGTCAGAAGAGCCTGACCACGGGTGCTATACGGCAGTTACAGGCGATGCCGTGGCGCGGCAACGTCCGGGAACTGAAGAACCTGCTCGAGCGCGTGCTGATCCTGAGCCCGGGCGACAGGATCGACCGGGCAGCCGTCCTCAGTCTTGCGGGTTCCGTGCGTGGTGGCCTCTCGGAGGCTATTCTCGCGCTTCCCACCCTGCGCGAATTCAGGGAAAGTTCGGAACGAATGTACCTGGCGAAGAAGCTCGAGGAGCACGGCTGGAACGTGACCCGTACCGCGAAGGCCATCGGGACGCCGAGGAGCAACCTGTACAAGAAGATGGAGCAGTACGGGCTCCGCCGGGAGGCGGCGCCTTGA
- a CDS encoding trypsin-like peptidase domain-containing protein, with protein MNTKKQILFTALMVAGALVFGMIIAGGLNLTEPTRAEETALPAVAAEKDARDEQARRVERHARTAIDSFADLAEAVLPAVVTVKVVRIEEAPELRGFQDFFRRVPGQPQPEQEEQRFPGAGSGFLISADGWIVTNNHVVERAERIQVGMDGRDYAAEVKGRDRETDLALLKIDAGEDLPHLPLGDSDALRVGDWVMAVGNPLNFEASVTVGVVSAMGRSIAIENNRRDFANYIQTDAAINLGNSGGPLVNTAGEVVGIATGKAFAENIGFAVPVDVLEGVLPQLRDTGRVRRGYLGVNIRDLEHIEARYYGLEGPDGAFVSNVQSDTPAAKAGVEAGDVILGVDEHEVEGTRDLIDYVAALPPGRDVRLQVLRDSERIRLDVKLEERPSLIAEQEEPTPAAPPREESMDWLGLELRPLTRTLRERAQLDRGQRGVFVSGVSARSVFAEKGFQEGLVIVGINDAAIESLGDLEEAAADLESGDLVRVEALLPGGQRFFSVIEVP; from the coding sequence ATGAACACGAAGAAGCAGATCCTCTTTACGGCCCTGATGGTCGCCGGCGCCCTGGTGTTCGGCATGATCATCGCCGGCGGGCTGAATCTCACCGAACCGACGCGCGCCGAGGAAACGGCCCTGCCAGCCGTGGCAGCGGAGAAGGATGCGCGGGACGAGCAGGCGAGACGGGTCGAGCGCCACGCGAGGACCGCGATCGACAGCTTCGCCGATCTGGCGGAGGCGGTTTTGCCGGCGGTCGTGACGGTCAAGGTCGTGCGGATCGAGGAGGCGCCGGAGCTCCGGGGCTTCCAGGACTTCTTCCGGCGCGTTCCGGGACAGCCGCAACCGGAGCAGGAGGAGCAGCGCTTCCCCGGTGCCGGGAGCGGCTTCCTGATCTCCGCCGACGGCTGGATCGTGACGAACAACCACGTGGTCGAGCGGGCGGAGAGGATCCAGGTCGGCATGGACGGCCGCGACTACGCCGCCGAAGTCAAGGGCCGGGACCGCGAGACGGATCTGGCGCTGCTCAAGATCGACGCCGGGGAGGACCTCCCGCACCTGCCGCTCGGTGACTCGGACGCACTCCGGGTAGGCGACTGGGTCATGGCGGTCGGCAACCCGCTGAACTTCGAGGCGTCGGTGACCGTGGGCGTCGTGAGTGCCATGGGACGTTCGATCGCGATCGAGAACAACCGGCGTGACTTCGCCAACTACATCCAGACCGACGCCGCGATCAACCTGGGGAACTCCGGCGGTCCCCTGGTCAACACCGCCGGGGAGGTGGTCGGGATCGCGACCGGCAAGGCGTTCGCCGAGAACATCGGCTTCGCGGTGCCCGTGGACGTGCTCGAAGGCGTGCTTCCCCAGCTACGGGACACAGGCCGGGTCCGGCGAGGTTATCTGGGCGTCAACATTCGCGACCTGGAGCACATCGAGGCCCGCTACTACGGGCTGGAGGGGCCGGATGGTGCGTTCGTCTCGAACGTTCAATCGGACACTCCGGCGGCGAAGGCGGGAGTCGAGGCCGGCGACGTCATCCTCGGTGTTGACGAGCATGAAGTGGAAGGGACGCGCGACCTGATCGACTACGTGGCCGCGCTGCCGCCGGGTCGCGACGTTCGATTGCAGGTGCTGCGCGACTCCGAACGCATCCGACTCGACGTCAAGCTCGAGGAGCGGCCGTCCCTCATCGCGGAGCAGGAGGAACCGACGCCGGCCGCGCCGCCTCGCGAGGAGAGCATGGACTGGCTCGGCCTGGAACTCCGGCCGCTGACGCGGACCCTGCGCGAGCGCGCCCAGTTGGACCGCGGCCAGCGCGGCGTCTTCGTATCCGGCGTCTCCGCTCGCAGCGTGTTCGCGGAAAAGGGCTTCCAGGAAGGGCTGGTGATCGTCGGTATCAACGACGCCGCGATCGAGAGTCTCGGCGATCTGGAGGAGGCGGCGGCCGACCTCGAGTCCGGCGATCTCGTCCGCGTCGAAGCGCTTCTTCCGGGCGGCCAGCGCTTCTTCTCGGTGATCGAAGTACCCTGA